The bacterium sequence AAGGCATAGTTCAGAGTGCGCCAGCTCATTCCTGTCGCCTGACAGACTTCGCGAATCGTGACCGGTTCGTCCGTGATGTCTTCCAGCAGGACTCGGGCTCGCTTCAATGCCGTCTGGCGAGAACGCGAGTCGGGCACCGGCGATTCCTCGACCCGTCCCGAGGCCAGTGTCTCCAGAAGCAATCTCGGGATCTCGAAGCGGAGCCGCTCCTTGATCTCGTGTGTTCCACTGAGCTGTGGATTCTCTCTAACCGCGCTGCGGAGCGAGCGAAGCTCACCTCGCAGGCCCTGCATCGCTGTCGGATCGAGTTGATGAAGCCCAGGCTCGATCAGGCGACCGAACTCACGTGCACCTATGAGCTCTGCGGTCTGCTCGAGAACCTCCTCGCTTACCGACAAGGAGTAGGCGGAGAACCCTGGCCCCGAGGTCGCTTCGAATTCACGGTTGGCCGGGAATGCGAAGATGCTCTGCGCGGACATCGACGACCCGCAACAACTGACGCAGTCGACCTCGCGCTCCAGTATCCCGAACGTCCGCATCCCCGGCGGAGTCTCCCCGTGCTTGGCGTAGCCGCGGGAGAACTCGAATCTCTCCAATCCAATCCCGGGACCCGCGAGATGCATGTACTCGCCGGTCGACGCTCCAGTGTCCAACTGACAGAAGTCGAGTGTCCAATCACCGGCGAGGCGGAGGAATTCGTCCAAACCCGAGAACCGCGCGTCCACCATTTGGGGGGTACGAACGGTCTTGGTCTCGATTCCTGACACGTCAACGCCCCGTGCGAATTCTTGATGTTGCGCTCGGAGAGCGACACATAGTATGCCGGCACGATAAACGACTGTCCATTGACTATTCGATCCCCTGAATCGGATTCAGACCTCCAGGAACACGGTTTGGCCACGTTCGAGACGCCGCGAAGGACGCCCGGTCGCCCGCGGGGGAAGCCTGAGCTGGTTCGAGCGAAGCGTGTGGTCACGTACGTCACGGATGAGGAATTCGCCAAGTTGGAGCGTCTCGCCGAACGAGAGGCCAGTTCGCTCTCGGGGATCGTCCACAAGTGTCTGGCACGGTTCCTCAGAGCCCGTCGGTGAGTCACGTAGAGGAGATGTTTGCGGTGGGCCAAGCAACGCCTGAACAGACTGGGGATGCGCCAAGTCGGGATCGCGGAGTCAATCGACGCGACGTAATGAAGACGGCGGCTGCGGGCATCGCAACCGGTGCGTTCGGAGTGTTCAGCGGTCGGGAAGCCCGGGCGGCACACGGGAACCGAGTCCAGGTCAAGATCGCCGGGTACGCCTATGACCGCGTGCGGGCGATCCAGGATGGGCGGCTCGGCGTGGATGGCTGCGACCTCAGCTTTCATGTCAAGGACATCTACCGTCTCAATGCAGGCGTTTTCGGGTCTGCGCGGACGTACGAGGTCAGCGAGACCGGCCTCATCCCGTACGTCAAGAAGTACGCGAACGAAGACTTCAGGGCGTACACGCTGATTCCCGTCTTCATCTCGCGGATGTTCCGGCACCGCGATATCTACATACGGCCCGACCGCGGGATCGAGAAGCCCGAGGATCTGCGAGGGAAGCGTATCGGCACCCCCGGTTACGGCATGAGCGCATCCACGTGGACCCGCGGCTTCCTCCAGGACATGCACGGCGTCAAGCCGGACGAGATGCGCTGGGTCGAAACCACGAAGAGCTCCGACGGAGGCACGCTGAGCGCGAGCATCGGGAGCTACGTCTTTCCCGATGGCTTTCCCTTCGAGAAGGGTCCGCCCGGCGTAGACGAATCGGAGATGATCATTGCCGGCGACGTCGATGCGCTCATCTCCGCCACCACGCCCAGGGCTTTCCTCGATAGGAACCCGAACGTGAAGCGGCTGTTTCCTGACTTCCGGTCAGCCGAACAGGCGTACTACAAGAAGGCGCGCGTGTTCCCGATCATGCACGCGATCGCGATCCGTAAGGACTTCGCGGATGCGAATCCCGGCCTGCCAGGGGCGATCTTCTCCATGTATAGCCGCGCCAAGCAGGCGGCCTACGACGACCTCGAGACGACAACGGCGCTCAAGGTGACACTGCCGTGGGCGACACAGGAATTCCTGGATACGCAGAAGTTGATGGGCGACAACTACTGGCCCTACGGCATCGAAGCGAACCGCACGGAACTCGAGCTCATCATGCGTTACACCTATGAACAAGGCCTGGCGAAGCGCCGGCTGGACGTCGAGGAGATCTTCCATCCCTCGACACTGCAACTTACGGAGACATCAGAATGAGACACGCCTCCACGATGCTCGGCATTCTCGCCGCGGGACTCGGCGCTGTCGGTGCGGTGACGACCGGCGCGGGCGGTCAGTCCGGGATCGTCCACGACGCGGAATTTGCCTTGCTCGAAGCTCAGAACGGTGAGACGTGGAGAGCGGACGATCGGCAGATCGATGCGAAGCTGGCTGAGATCCGCAGGAACAACGGCGGGAAGCCGCCGAACATCATCTACATCCTGCTCGACGATGTTGGGTTCGGCGAGCTCGCGATGCCCGATCTGGACGTGATCCGCGGCTACAGCACGCCGAACCTGAACGCCATGGCCCGGGAGGGACTCAGCCTTCAGCGCATGTACACCGAGCCATCCTGCACGCCCACTCGCGTCGCGTTCCTGACGGGACGCCATCCCGTCCGGACCGGAA is a genomic window containing:
- a CDS encoding helix-turn-helix domain-containing protein; amino-acid sequence: MDEFLRLAGDWTLDFCQLDTGASTGEYMHLAGPGIGLERFEFSRGYAKHGETPPGMRTFGILEREVDCVSCCGSSMSAQSIFAFPANREFEATSGPGFSAYSLSVSEEVLEQTAELIGAREFGRLIEPGLHQLDPTAMQGLRGELRSLRSAVRENPQLSGTHEIKERLRFEIPRLLLETLASGRVEESPVPDSRSRQTALKRARVLLEDITDEPVTIREVCQATGMSWRTLNYAFREYFGISPKTYLTAIRLHRVRTHLLRPDPSTTVAHVANRQGFWHMGQFAAD
- a CDS encoding ABC transporter substrate-binding protein, producing MGQATPEQTGDAPSRDRGVNRRDVMKTAAAGIATGAFGVFSGREARAAHGNRVQVKIAGYAYDRVRAIQDGRLGVDGCDLSFHVKDIYRLNAGVFGSARTYEVSETGLIPYVKKYANEDFRAYTLIPVFISRMFRHRDIYIRPDRGIEKPEDLRGKRIGTPGYGMSASTWTRGFLQDMHGVKPDEMRWVETTKSSDGGTLSASIGSYVFPDGFPFEKGPPGVDESEMIIAGDVDALISATTPRAFLDRNPNVKRLFPDFRSAEQAYYKKARVFPIMHAIAIRKDFADANPGLPGAIFSMYSRAKQAAYDDLETTTALKVTLPWATQEFLDTQKLMGDNYWPYGIEANRTELELIMRYTYEQGLAKRRLDVEEIFHPSTLQLTETSE
- a CDS encoding sulfatase-like hydrolase/transferase codes for the protein MLGILAAGLGAVGAVTTGAGGQSGIVHDAEFALLEAQNGETWRADDRQIDAKLAEIRRNNGGKPPNIIYILLDDVGFGELAMPDLDVIRGYSTPNLNAMAREGLSLQRMYTEPSCTPTRVAFLTGRHPVRTG